One region of Alcanivorax sediminis genomic DNA includes:
- a CDS encoding Imm26 family immunity protein — protein MSGKKSHSWVPGDVVGVPLDDRGFAYGRIREHGVAFYDFFTQRLENDLGLIISHDIAFSVVVHRSALRRWEKLGSVSLENHLEGYIRNFRQDIQYPEQCVVMNEEGQEFSASPEECIGLERSSVWERTHVEDRLKDCRDGRENVWVSMLSVKLV, from the coding sequence ATGTCTGGAAAGAAGTCACACAGCTGGGTGCCTGGTGATGTGGTTGGCGTACCGCTTGATGATCGAGGTTTTGCTTATGGACGCATCCGTGAACATGGAGTGGCCTTCTACGACTTTTTCACACAACGCCTTGAGAATGACCTGGGCCTGATCATCAGCCATGACATCGCTTTTTCCGTTGTTGTTCACAGGTCAGCGTTACGCCGCTGGGAAAAGCTGGGGTCTGTGTCGCTGGAGAATCATCTGGAAGGCTATATCCGAAATTTCAGGCAGGACATCCAGTATCCGGAGCAATGTGTGGTCATGAATGAAGAGGGCCAAGAATTCAGCGCATCACCCGAAGAGTGTATTGGTCTCGAACGTTCTTCAGTATGGGAGCGGACTCACGTCGAGGATCGGTTGAAAGATTGTCGGGACGGGCGGGAAAATGTCTGGGTGAGCATGCTCAGCGTTAAGTTGGTATGA
- a CDS encoding type II secretion system F family protein — protein sequence MSVYRYRAINAQGRLVAGEILAATPGEARERLVAQSLLPRQVSRKLFAARSGGSAELLLFSQSLHTLLQTGSEFLPALTIAHQRMKAGPLAESVGRAITDIRAGHQPSQAFSRDVHLFGPLWIAALKAGESSGELAQAIGAYEEHLDRSLTLKRKTVSAVTYPILVMSLIVVVVGVLVTVVVPKLTAGYASMGTELPLATRLLMGISLATPWLALLVVVLVTLAILVYRFRLSALQRARMKNRILSRLPLLGAIRSDMLTVNFTATLALLLKSGLHVHDSLAQMARMESDADLEQRYQSASAVVEKGNGVTESFSRFALLPESALQMLEAGEHSGELQTILQRISAFYKGSLDVAIQRFSTLAEPVLMLVIGVVVGFVMVAVYLPIFSMSQGLQ from the coding sequence GTGTCTGTTTATCGCTACCGTGCGATCAATGCGCAGGGGAGGTTAGTGGCGGGTGAAATCCTGGCAGCAACCCCTGGGGAAGCGCGTGAGCGTCTGGTTGCCCAGTCGCTGTTGCCGCGTCAGGTCAGCCGCAAGCTGTTCGCCGCCCGTTCTGGCGGTAGCGCCGAATTACTGTTGTTTTCCCAGTCTCTTCATACGCTTCTACAGACCGGCAGTGAATTTCTGCCTGCCCTTACCATTGCTCATCAGCGCATGAAAGCCGGTCCGCTGGCGGAGTCGGTTGGTCGGGCGATTACTGATATCCGCGCAGGTCACCAGCCTTCCCAGGCGTTCTCCCGGGATGTTCACCTCTTCGGGCCGCTGTGGATTGCCGCTTTAAAAGCGGGCGAATCCTCTGGTGAGCTGGCACAGGCCATCGGGGCTTATGAAGAACATCTGGATCGCTCTCTGACGCTCAAGCGCAAAACCGTATCAGCAGTGACCTATCCGATTCTGGTCATGAGTCTGATCGTGGTGGTAGTGGGTGTGCTGGTGACGGTAGTGGTTCCCAAGCTAACGGCGGGGTACGCGAGCATGGGGACAGAATTACCCCTGGCGACGCGCTTGCTCATGGGGATTAGTCTGGCGACGCCCTGGTTGGCGTTGTTGGTGGTGGTGCTTGTTACGCTGGCGATACTGGTTTACCGATTCCGACTGTCTGCGCTTCAGCGTGCGCGAATGAAAAATCGCATTCTTTCCAGGCTCCCGCTACTGGGGGCCATTCGCTCGGATATGTTGACGGTGAACTTCACTGCGACCCTGGCTCTGTTACTCAAATCCGGTCTTCATGTGCATGACTCATTAGCGCAAATGGCGCGGATGGAAAGCGATGCCGACCTGGAACAACGCTACCAGTCCGCTTCTGCTGTTGTGGAAAAAGGCAACGGCGTTACCGAGAGTTTTTCACGGTTCGCGCTGTTGCCTGAGTCCGCGCTGCAAATGCTGGAAGCCGGTGAGCATAGCGGCGAACTGCAAACCATCCTGCAGCGTATCTCTGCATTTTATAAGGGCAGCCTGGATGTGGCCATTCAGCGTTTCTCTACTCTGGCAGAGCCGGTACTCATGCTGGTGATCGGCGTGGTGGTGGGGTTTGTCATGGTGGCGGTTTACCTGCCCATCTTTTCCATGTCACAGGGGCTGCAATGA
- a CDS encoding GspE/PulE family protein has protein sequence MSTDKITRPLVAALIRKGALKGETEGLIGIAGDSGHHLVSEGFVSEKVRLETLAELLHLDYIELPVDFRIPEALLNELSAETIKQHQCVPVSDEGGVIRVALAYPYDAGIEDIIHAKTGAPVKLALCDREQIQGVLKRSNLDRQILRDASVGLKSVAGDGPDRSGIVDLADDHDDPVVKLLNQILGDATRRQCSDIHVESEPAGIGIKYRVDGVLLPSELTVGDRYADQLVSRIKVMADLDISEKQKPQDGRFRLKDGSAEVDVRVSVVPTSHGEDVVMRLLDQHALAGKDQTLSLEGLGLSDAVLNRYRESIHEPFGLILLTGPTGSGKTTSLYAALNETNTGLEKIITVEDPVEYQLPGIVQIPVNEKKGLTFARGLRAILRHDPDKIMIGEIRDAETAEIAVQAALTGHLVFSTVHANTTLDVVGRIHHMGVDRYNFVSSLKCILGQRLLRKLCSHCASSQGPQPRERQLFDSQRLTPPAQLPVAVGCEHCEHTGYKGRFAVAEFIYFTPELKQMFIDQAPFREITAELEKQAFSSMRTEALKRVAAGETTLVEVERTTQRGML, from the coding sequence ATGAGTACGGACAAGATTACCCGCCCCCTGGTCGCGGCCTTGATTCGCAAAGGGGCTTTGAAAGGGGAAACGGAAGGGCTGATAGGTATCGCCGGGGACAGCGGCCATCATCTGGTCTCCGAAGGGTTCGTGAGCGAGAAGGTGCGGCTGGAGACTCTGGCAGAGTTGCTGCATCTGGATTACATCGAGTTGCCGGTGGATTTCAGGATTCCAGAGGCGCTTTTGAACGAGCTCTCTGCCGAAACCATCAAGCAGCACCAATGCGTGCCGGTTTCGGATGAAGGCGGTGTTATCCGGGTCGCACTCGCTTACCCCTATGACGCGGGCATCGAAGACATAATTCACGCCAAAACCGGAGCGCCGGTGAAGCTGGCCCTGTGTGATCGCGAGCAGATTCAGGGAGTACTCAAACGCAGTAATCTGGATCGCCAGATTCTCCGTGATGCTTCTGTGGGGCTGAAGTCTGTTGCTGGCGATGGGCCAGATCGAAGCGGGATCGTGGACCTGGCCGACGACCATGACGACCCGGTGGTTAAACTGTTAAACCAGATTCTGGGCGATGCGACTCGCCGCCAGTGCAGCGATATCCATGTGGAGTCTGAGCCTGCAGGTATCGGCATCAAGTATCGTGTGGACGGTGTGCTGTTACCTTCCGAGCTCACTGTGGGTGACCGTTACGCCGATCAGCTGGTGTCCCGCATCAAGGTCATGGCCGATCTGGATATTTCGGAAAAACAGAAACCGCAGGATGGTCGCTTTCGCCTCAAGGACGGTAGCGCAGAAGTGGATGTGCGTGTGTCGGTGGTGCCCACCAGCCATGGTGAAGACGTGGTCATGCGTCTGCTGGATCAGCATGCCCTGGCCGGGAAAGACCAGACCCTTTCTCTGGAAGGGCTGGGGTTGAGCGATGCGGTGCTCAACCGATATCGAGAAAGTATTCATGAACCGTTCGGGCTGATTCTGCTTACCGGTCCCACTGGCAGTGGCAAGACTACATCCTTGTATGCCGCGCTGAATGAAACCAATACCGGATTGGAAAAAATCATCACCGTAGAAGATCCGGTGGAATATCAGCTGCCTGGCATCGTGCAGATTCCGGTCAACGAAAAGAAAGGGCTCACCTTTGCCCGTGGTCTACGCGCCATTCTTCGCCATGACCCGGACAAAATCATGATTGGTGAGATCCGGGATGCGGAAACCGCTGAAATCGCGGTGCAGGCGGCGTTAACCGGCCATCTGGTGTTTTCTACTGTGCATGCCAACACCACCCTGGATGTGGTGGGTCGTATTCACCACATGGGCGTGGATCGATACAACTTCGTCTCGTCCCTTAAATGCATTCTTGGGCAGCGCTTATTGCGCAAATTGTGTTCGCATTGCGCGAGCAGTCAGGGGCCACAGCCCCGTGAACGGCAACTGTTTGATTCCCAACGGCTCACACCGCCAGCGCAACTGCCGGTTGCCGTGGGGTGTGAGCATTGTGAGCACACTGGCTACAAGGGGCGCTTTGCGGTGGCCGAATTTATTTATTTCACCCCTGAGCTAAAGCAGATGTTCATTGATCAGGCCCCCTTTAGGGAGATCACAGCCGAACTGGAGAAACAGGCTTTTTCGTCAATGCGAACCGAAGCGTTAAAGCGCGTCGCAGCCGGTGAGACCACATTGGTGGAAGTGGAGCGCACTACCCAGAGGGGGATGCTCTGA
- a CDS encoding type IV pilin protein translates to MAVRGFSLVEMLVSVMILGILAVVALPQYQNQVRREKEQDLREALRTVRTAIDAFHEDWKQGRIPPGGLASENGYPVSLAVLVNGVDAGTLEGGRRYYLRRVPRNPFADPTLPNLEQWQLRSYQDEPDNSRWGRQDVYDIRVAIEESALDGSCYCDW, encoded by the coding sequence ATGGCGGTGCGCGGGTTTTCCCTGGTGGAGATGCTGGTCTCGGTCATGATCCTCGGCATTCTCGCGGTGGTGGCGTTGCCGCAGTACCAGAATCAGGTGCGTCGCGAAAAGGAACAGGACCTGCGCGAGGCGTTACGCACCGTGCGTACGGCTATTGATGCTTTCCATGAAGACTGGAAGCAGGGTCGGATTCCGCCGGGTGGCCTGGCCAGTGAGAATGGCTACCCGGTGTCGCTGGCAGTGCTGGTGAACGGTGTGGACGCTGGCACACTGGAGGGTGGACGCCGTTATTACCTGCGTCGTGTGCCCCGCAATCCCTTTGCTGATCCGACCTTGCCGAATCTTGAGCAGTGGCAACTGCGTAGCTATCAGGATGAGCCAGACAATTCCCGTTGGGGACGGCAGGATGTTTACGATATTCGCGTTGCCATTGAAGAGAGCGCATTGGATGGGAGTTGCTACTGTGATTGGTAA
- a CDS encoding type II secretion system protein, which yields MGVATVIGKRTTASSKGFTLIEILVVVMLISLMAAMVVPVVSHSVEMARESALKENLQVMRKALDDYLADTGRYPQTLQELVTRRYVRFIPQDPVLDETEAKWTLSYVEYADGSRGVRDIRSSSQALADDGSRFDSW from the coding sequence ATGGGAGTTGCTACTGTGATTGGTAAACGCACCACGGCATCGAGTAAGGGCTTTACCCTGATCGAAATCCTGGTGGTCGTCATGCTGATCTCGCTGATGGCGGCCATGGTGGTGCCTGTGGTGTCGCATTCGGTGGAGATGGCCCGTGAATCGGCCCTGAAAGAAAACCTGCAAGTGATGCGCAAGGCACTGGATGATTATCTGGCGGACACCGGCCGTTATCCGCAGACACTGCAAGAGCTGGTCACCCGGCGCTACGTGCGCTTTATCCCGCAGGATCCGGTGCTTGATGAGACTGAGGCCAAGTGGACGTTGAGTTACGTGGAATACGCCGACGGCAGCCGCGGTGTCAGGGACATTCGTAGCAGCTCGCAAGCGCTGGCTGATGATGGTTCGCGGTTTGATAGCTGGTAA
- a CDS encoding type II secretion system GspH family protein: MMVRGLIAGKGRASRRHAAGLTYPVVLIALMVMSLQAMTAVPLSSTQAQRERESELLFRGQAYRQAIQSYYYALPGAPQYPASIEDLLRDPRFPMRRHLRQAYADPVSAEDWLLIQAPGGGIAGIASASNETPLKTGHFPAGLEVFEAASTYRDWQFVFVPGT, encoded by the coding sequence ATGATGGTTCGCGGTTTGATAGCTGGTAAGGGGAGGGCGAGCAGACGTCATGCCGCAGGCCTGACCTATCCCGTGGTGCTCATCGCGCTCATGGTGATGAGCCTGCAGGCCATGACCGCAGTGCCCCTGTCGTCAACGCAGGCCCAGCGTGAGCGCGAAAGCGAATTGCTGTTTCGCGGTCAGGCCTATCGGCAAGCGATCCAGTCTTATTACTACGCGCTCCCGGGCGCACCTCAATACCCCGCCTCGATTGAGGATTTACTGCGCGATCCCCGTTTCCCCATGCGGCGTCATTTACGTCAGGCCTACGCTGATCCAGTCAGTGCGGAAGACTGGTTGTTGATACAGGCACCGGGCGGTGGCATTGCCGGTATTGCCAGCGCCAGCAACGAAACGCCACTCAAAACCGGCCACTTTCCTGCCGGTCTGGAAGTCTTCGAAGCCGCGTCGACCTATCGCGATTGGCAGTTTGTTTTTGTGCCTGGTACGTGA